In a single window of the Flavobacterium sp. W4I14 genome:
- a CDS encoding quinol monooxygenase YgiN (product_source=COG1359; cath_funfam=3.30.70.100; cog=COG1359; pfam=PF03992; superfamily=54909): MSIYLTAIVKSKKETTAALRTMLLDMVANSRKEEACIQYDLHESAVDNTFIFQEEWKDQTGLDLHDQQPYILAFVAQADRLTDGIVIYKTEKLA; encoded by the coding sequence ATGAGCATTTATCTAACAGCAATTGTTAAAAGTAAGAAAGAGACCACAGCGGCATTAAGAACTATGCTGCTGGATATGGTTGCAAATTCCCGTAAAGAAGAAGCCTGCATCCAGTACGATCTGCATGAATCTGCAGTTGATAATACTTTTATTTTTCAAGAGGAGTGGAAAGATCAGACAGGTTTGGATCTCCACGATCAGCAGCCTTATATTTTAGCCTTTGTAGCGCAAGCAGATAGGTTGACGGATGGCATTGTAATCTATAAAACAGAAAAACTGGCCTGA
- a CDS encoding modulator of drug activity B (product_source=KO:K03923; cath_funfam=3.40.50.360; cog=COG2249; ko=KO:K03923; pfam=PF02525; superfamily=52218): MTKIFIINGGQKFGHSGGRFNETIADATASFFSSLADFEVKTTNINHDYDPKEEVEKYVWADVVIYHTPIWWFQLPYGFKQYIDVVFTEGHKKGIYTSDGRKADNPTRNYGTGGMLHGRKYMVTSSWNAPKEAFTLPEEFFMETSVDDGVLFGFHRMNAFTGMERIDGIHFHDVEKNADIRSALKLHEEHLTQNFLNTAVYEHLSNSNC; the protein is encoded by the coding sequence ATGACAAAAATATTCATCATTAACGGGGGACAAAAGTTTGGTCACTCTGGCGGAAGATTTAACGAAACAATAGCTGATGCTACAGCCAGTTTCTTTTCCTCATTAGCAGATTTCGAAGTAAAAACAACTAACATCAATCATGATTACGATCCGAAAGAGGAGGTAGAAAAATATGTTTGGGCAGATGTTGTAATTTATCATACACCCATCTGGTGGTTTCAGTTACCATATGGTTTTAAACAATATATAGATGTTGTGTTTACCGAAGGACATAAAAAGGGAATCTATACAAGTGATGGCCGTAAAGCAGATAATCCGACGAGAAACTACGGCACCGGAGGGATGTTGCATGGTCGTAAGTACATGGTAACATCATCATGGAACGCACCAAAAGAAGCATTTACGTTACCAGAAGAATTTTTTATGGAAACCAGTGTAGATGATGGTGTATTGTTTGGTTTTCATAGAATGAACGCTTTTACCGGAATGGAACGCATAGATGGCATCCATTTTCACGATGTAGAAAAGAATGCAGATATTAGAAGTGCACTTAAATTGCACGAGGAACATTTAACCCAAAATTTTTTAAATACAGCAGTATATGAGCATTTATCTAACAGCAATTGTTAA
- a CDS encoding DNA-binding transcriptional LysR family regulator (product_source=COG0583; cath_funfam=1.10.10.10,3.40.190.10; cog=COG0583; pfam=PF00126,PF03466; superfamily=46785,53850) codes for MVNLEWYRSFKAIYKTGTLTGAAENLFISQPGVSLHLSSLESYVGYKLFERTGRKMIPTEKGKVLYNFIVEPLTKLEDAEKHFQKSTEKHTPTISVGMCFETFQITLEQYISTLPFNVIIRFGEYPEMLDQLDKGILDLIITPQKGNSSNVEHEAFSSETIVLVGGIETDGQTFNSLVKKKDLASMEAWLKQQKWYGTAGDMEHLLRFWQLNFGKHADFRPNYIVPNLNSIVRCLSGGKGLAIIPDFLCKKEVEEGKVKVIWEGTSKLTNTLYFGCRKNTQYASEIHIIKKLFKEVMVSI; via the coding sequence ATGGTTAATTTAGAATGGTACAGAAGTTTTAAGGCAATTTATAAAACAGGAACCTTAACCGGTGCAGCAGAGAACCTGTTTATTTCGCAGCCTGGGGTAAGTTTGCACTTAAGTTCCTTAGAAAGTTATGTTGGCTACAAACTGTTCGAACGTACGGGCAGGAAGATGATCCCGACCGAAAAAGGGAAAGTGCTTTATAATTTCATTGTAGAGCCGCTTACAAAACTTGAGGATGCCGAAAAGCATTTTCAAAAAAGCACGGAGAAACATACACCAACCATTAGCGTAGGCATGTGTTTCGAAACTTTTCAGATTACGCTCGAGCAGTATATTTCTACACTTCCTTTTAATGTAATTATCCGCTTTGGCGAATATCCTGAAATGTTAGATCAATTGGATAAAGGTATTTTAGACCTGATTATTACCCCACAAAAAGGCAATTCGTCCAATGTAGAACATGAGGCTTTTTCTTCCGAAACCATTGTTTTAGTAGGCGGCATTGAAACTGATGGACAAACTTTTAATTCGTTGGTTAAAAAGAAAGATTTAGCCAGTATGGAAGCTTGGTTAAAACAGCAAAAATGGTATGGAACTGCTGGCGATATGGAGCACCTTTTACGTTTCTGGCAGCTTAACTTTGGCAAGCATGCCGATTTCCGTCCTAACTACATTGTACCTAACCTCAATTCGATTGTGCGCTGCTTATCCGGAGGAAAAGGCTTGGCTATTATACCCGATTTTCTTTGCAAAAAAGAAGTTGAAGAAGGAAAAGTAAAAGTAATTTGGGAAGGCACTTCAAAACTGACCAACACTTTATACTTTGGTTGTAGGAAAAACACCCAGTATGCATCAGAAATTCACATCATTAAAAAACTTTTTAAGGAGGTTATGGTTAGTATATAG
- a CDS encoding two-component system sensor histidine kinase VicK (product_source=KO:K07652; cath_funfam=1.10.287.130,1.20.5.170,3.30.450.20,3.30.565.10; cog=COG0642,COG4026; ko=KO:K07652; pfam=PF00512,PF02518,PF08447,PF08448,PF13426; smart=SM00086,SM00091,SM00387,SM00388; superfamily=55785,55874,57959; tigrfam=TIGR00229) produces the protein MSYPNHLLSSDQLLEVFNLTHTATAVHVGETAVIQAANDAMLRIWGKDRSIIGKSLEDALPELKGQPFIEMFRKVWLEGSVISGKDTAADLMIDGKLQTFYFDFEYRAIKNDAGKTICILHTAIDVSERVLRQQAVEQALEREEALQREQTLNEELAATVEELATTNEELVATNEELQETQETLHVLNNELELRVVERFNQLSESEKRFRTMAEGTDIFIAVGDESGNAIYFNKPWMELTGRSVKDLLAFGWADLIHPEDRDRYVNIYLSALAEKKPFTGEFRILTKKGDYRWLLASGPPRFHADGSFAGYISSCIDITERKLIEIERLNLNKLIEASSEFIGIAELDMSIQYLNPAALQKLGWSGISNRTILDCVFPEDRLMAEEILPGILKNNTFRQEIRFWNEKTGIPFWIEWNGFAIRNETDEIVAIATVSPDITDRKLYQEELQDINMEMAAANEELATTNEELAKTHDDLIRYTNKLSDSEEKLRQAIETGRMGTWSINPKTLEVTMSSFVKDLLGLPLDKPAEMDMIMKAVNPDYHNMLFSALDNAMKNHLPSDMEYPINNLIDGQEKWVRATGRVFLDQHGDPTEYSGLFIDITEQKLDELRKNDFIGMVSHELKTPLTAINGFVQVLQRKAKKDEDNYAIIALDKAHSQIRKMTTMINGFLNVSRLESGKLLIEKTNFSLDELLKETIEETYVSQSSHQIILNPTCEVNINADRNKIGNVISNLISNGLKYSDNGTRIEITCKLHHTEVEIQIKDEGIGIKPEDIDKLFERYYRVQGNHTISGFGIGLYLSAEIIERHGGRIWAESEEGKGSVFYFTLPLG, from the coding sequence ATGAGTTATCCTAATCACCTGTTAAGTAGCGATCAATTATTAGAAGTTTTTAATTTGACCCATACGGCCACAGCTGTTCATGTTGGCGAAACGGCTGTAATTCAAGCGGCTAATGATGCCATGCTCAGAATCTGGGGAAAAGACAGAAGCATAATCGGAAAATCGCTGGAAGACGCCTTACCGGAGTTAAAGGGGCAGCCTTTTATTGAGATGTTCAGGAAAGTTTGGTTAGAAGGCTCAGTTATCTCAGGAAAAGATACCGCAGCGGATCTGATGATCGACGGTAAACTGCAAACATTTTATTTTGATTTTGAATACCGGGCAATAAAAAACGATGCGGGTAAAACCATCTGCATTTTACATACAGCAATTGATGTAAGCGAGCGGGTACTGAGACAGCAAGCTGTAGAACAGGCGCTTGAAAGAGAAGAGGCGTTACAACGCGAACAAACTTTAAATGAAGAACTGGCGGCAACAGTAGAAGAACTTGCCACAACCAATGAAGAACTTGTGGCCACAAATGAAGAGCTTCAGGAAACACAAGAAACGCTGCACGTTTTAAACAACGAACTGGAATTAAGGGTGGTTGAGCGATTTAACCAGCTTTCGGAAAGCGAAAAGCGCTTTAGAACCATGGCAGAAGGAACCGATATTTTTATTGCTGTTGGTGATGAAAGTGGAAATGCCATTTATTTCAATAAACCCTGGATGGAATTAACAGGCAGATCCGTGAAAGACCTCCTGGCCTTTGGCTGGGCAGATTTAATACATCCTGAAGACCGGGATAGGTATGTAAATATTTACCTTTCTGCACTTGCCGAAAAAAAACCTTTTACCGGCGAATTTAGAATACTCACCAAAAAAGGCGACTACAGATGGTTGCTTGCGAGTGGTCCGCCACGGTTTCATGCCGATGGCTCATTTGCCGGTTATATTAGCTCTTGCATTGACATTACAGAACGAAAGTTAATTGAAATAGAGCGACTTAACCTGAACAAACTTATAGAGGCGAGTTCAGAATTTATCGGCATAGCCGAATTGGATATGTCAATCCAGTACCTAAATCCTGCCGCATTACAAAAACTAGGTTGGTCTGGCATTTCGAACAGAACAATCTTAGATTGTGTTTTTCCCGAGGATCGATTAATGGCTGAGGAAATTCTACCAGGGATTTTAAAGAATAATACCTTCAGACAGGAAATTCGGTTCTGGAATGAAAAAACAGGCATTCCTTTTTGGATTGAATGGAATGGCTTTGCCATTCGAAATGAAACCGATGAAATAGTTGCCATCGCTACGGTAAGTCCTGATATTACAGATCGAAAACTTTATCAGGAAGAACTGCAAGATATAAATATGGAAATGGCAGCAGCAAACGAAGAGCTGGCCACTACAAATGAAGAACTTGCTAAAACGCATGATGACCTGATCAGGTACACCAATAAACTATCAGACAGTGAGGAAAAACTCAGACAGGCGATAGAAACGGGTAGAATGGGTACCTGGAGCATTAATCCGAAAACACTTGAAGTTACCATGTCGAGCTTTGTTAAAGACTTGCTGGGCTTGCCATTGGATAAACCTGCCGAAATGGATATGATTATGAAGGCCGTGAATCCAGATTACCATAACATGCTTTTTTCGGCGCTCGATAATGCCATGAAAAACCATTTACCCAGCGATATGGAATACCCGATTAACAATTTAATCGATGGGCAGGAAAAATGGGTTAGAGCAACCGGGCGTGTATTTTTAGACCAACATGGAGATCCCACAGAATATTCTGGTCTTTTCATCGATATTACGGAGCAAAAATTAGATGAGCTCCGAAAAAACGACTTCATCGGAATGGTCAGCCATGAGTTAAAAACACCACTAACTGCAATTAATGGTTTTGTGCAGGTTTTGCAACGTAAAGCGAAAAAAGATGAAGATAATTATGCCATTATCGCTTTAGATAAAGCGCACAGCCAGATCAGGAAAATGACTACTATGATTAATGGTTTCTTAAATGTATCACGTTTAGAATCCGGCAAGCTGCTTATCGAAAAAACAAACTTTAGCTTGGATGAACTGCTGAAAGAAACCATCGAAGAAACTTATGTGTCACAATCTTCACATCAAATTATATTAAACCCAACATGCGAGGTTAACATTAATGCCGATAGGAATAAAATCGGAAATGTGATTTCTAATCTGATCAGCAATGGCTTAAAATACTCAGATAATGGTACACGTATCGAGATTACCTGCAAATTGCACCATACTGAAGTTGAAATTCAGATTAAAGATGAGGGAATAGGTATAAAGCCTGAAGATATTGATAAACTTTTCGAACGTTATTACCGCGTGCAGGGTAATCACACCATTTCTGGTTTTGGAATCGGACTTTACTTAAGCGCCGAAATTATTGAAAGACATGGCGGCCGGATATGGGCAGAAAGCGAGGAAGGTAAGGGTTCCGTTTTTTATTTTACCTTACCATTGGGTTAA
- a CDS encoding urocanate hydratase (product_source=KO:K01712; cath_funfam=3.30.1370.20,3.40.1770.10; cog=COG2987; ko=KO:K01712; pfam=PF01175,PF17391,PF17392; superfamily=111326; tigrfam=TIGR01228), with the protein MDFKVQILAGIPSTLPAHKNRNTALSHAPVRRDVLNADEKKLSIKNALRYFPKEWHQTLAQEFLAELENYGHIYMYRFMPDYAIYARDITAYPCRTVHAAAIMLMIQNNLDPAIAQHPEELITYGGNGSVFQNWAQYLLTMQYLATMTDQQTLNIYSGHPQGLFPSSTAAPRVVVTNGMMVPNYSSPEDLEKFNALGVTQYGQMTAGSYMYIGPQGIVHGTAITLMNAFRKKGFYGQDTAGKIFLTAGLGGMSGAQTKAGNIVGCITVCAEVNPKAATKRHQQGWVDELIDNLDELVNRVVLAQKEKETVSLAYIGNIVDVWERFDQENIEVAIGSDQTSLHNPYSGGYYPVGLSFVEANEMMANAADRFKIDVRDSLKRHAASINKHTAKGTYFFDYGNAFLLECSRAGADVMSPNGIDFRYPSYVEDILGPLCFDYGFGPFRWVCASGNEKDLDLTDQMAKEVMEEIKLSAPAEIQQQLQDNINWISAAKENKLVVGSKARILYADAEGRAKIALRFNEAINTGQLSAPVILGRDHHDVSGTDSPFRETSNIYDGSRFTADMAIHNVIGDSFRGATWVSIHNGGGVGWGEVINGGFGMVLDGSEQAAEKLQNMLFYDVNNGIARRSWARNKEARFAIEREMERTGTLKITLPNLVDDGVLEGLGID; encoded by the coding sequence ATGGATTTTAAAGTACAGATACTGGCAGGTATTCCTTCAACATTGCCTGCACACAAAAACAGAAATACAGCACTAAGCCATGCGCCTGTAAGGAGAGATGTTTTAAATGCTGATGAAAAAAAACTAAGCATTAAAAATGCTTTGCGTTATTTTCCAAAAGAATGGCACCAAACACTTGCACAAGAATTTTTAGCTGAACTGGAAAACTACGGACACATTTATATGTACCGTTTTATGCCCGATTATGCCATTTATGCAAGAGACATAACGGCGTATCCCTGTCGTACTGTTCATGCAGCAGCAATTATGCTCATGATCCAGAATAATTTAGATCCAGCAATAGCACAGCATCCTGAAGAGCTGATTACTTATGGCGGAAATGGAAGCGTATTCCAAAATTGGGCACAGTATCTTTTAACCATGCAATACCTGGCTACGATGACCGATCAGCAAACGCTTAATATTTACAGCGGACATCCACAAGGATTATTTCCATCAAGTACTGCTGCACCACGAGTTGTAGTTACCAATGGTATGATGGTGCCCAACTATTCTTCACCTGAGGATCTTGAAAAGTTTAACGCTTTAGGGGTGACCCAATATGGCCAGATGACGGCAGGTTCGTACATGTATATAGGGCCACAGGGCATTGTTCATGGCACGGCTATTACCTTAATGAATGCTTTCCGCAAAAAGGGTTTTTATGGACAGGATACTGCCGGTAAAATTTTTCTTACTGCAGGATTAGGTGGTATGAGTGGCGCGCAAACCAAGGCGGGCAATATTGTGGGCTGTATTACGGTGTGTGCAGAGGTAAATCCTAAGGCCGCAACCAAAAGGCATCAACAAGGCTGGGTAGATGAACTTATCGATAATTTAGATGAATTGGTTAACCGTGTAGTACTTGCCCAAAAAGAAAAAGAAACGGTATCTCTGGCATACATTGGCAATATCGTTGATGTTTGGGAGCGGTTTGATCAAGAAAATATTGAAGTGGCCATTGGTTCTGATCAAACTTCACTGCATAATCCATATTCAGGGGGCTATTATCCGGTAGGTTTAAGTTTTGTTGAGGCAAATGAGATGATGGCCAATGCAGCTGATCGGTTTAAAATTGATGTGCGGGATTCGCTAAAAAGGCATGCCGCCAGTATTAACAAACATACAGCCAAGGGAACTTATTTTTTCGATTATGGAAATGCCTTTTTGTTGGAGTGTAGCAGGGCTGGTGCTGATGTAATGTCGCCAAACGGGATAGATTTTAGATATCCATCTTATGTAGAAGACATTTTAGGTCCATTGTGTTTCGATTACGGTTTTGGCCCATTTAGGTGGGTTTGTGCCTCAGGTAACGAAAAAGATCTCGATTTAACCGATCAAATGGCTAAAGAGGTGATGGAAGAGATTAAACTTAGTGCCCCAGCAGAAATACAGCAACAACTGCAGGATAATATCAATTGGATCAGCGCGGCAAAGGAAAATAAACTTGTGGTAGGCTCAAAAGCCCGGATTTTATATGCAGATGCTGAAGGAAGAGCAAAGATTGCGTTGAGGTTTAACGAAGCGATTAATACAGGCCAATTATCGGCACCAGTTATTCTTGGAAGAGATCATCATGATGTAAGCGGAACGGATTCTCCATTTAGAGAGACTAGCAATATTTACGATGGAAGCAGGTTTACTGCAGATATGGCTATTCATAATGTAATTGGCGATAGTTTTAGGGGCGCCACATGGGTTTCAATCCACAATGGTGGTGGCGTTGGCTGGGGGGAAGTAATAAATGGTGGTTTCGGGATGGTATTGGATGGAAGCGAACAAGCTGCTGAAAAACTGCAAAACATGCTTTTTTATGATGTAAACAACGGCATTGCCAGAAGAAGCTGGGCACGAAACAAAGAAGCCCGCTTTGCCATCGAACGCGAAATGGAACGGACAGGTACCTTAAAAATTACACTGCCAAATTTGGTTGATGATGGGGTATTGGAGGGATTGGGGATAGATTAA
- a CDS encoding histidine ammonia-lyase (product_source=KO:K01745; cath_funfam=1.10.275.10,1.20.200.10; cog=COG2986; ko=KO:K01745; pfam=PF00221; superfamily=48557; tigrfam=TIGR01225) translates to MSEQQIFNYGTDHLTAKLALAITNGEIKGILSQSTRDKVLESSKVVERIAVSGKAVYGINTGFGPLCTSMISAVDTRKLQENILKSHAVGVGEPIDSEISKLMLVLKLQALAQGYSGIKIETLDRMIWFLEIGATPVVPKQGSVGASGDLAPLSHLFLPLIGLGKVHYKGEIITTAQLLQQYQMSPLQLGPKEGLALINGTQFIAAHAVKVVQRLENVLASANIISAMMIEGLQGSEKPFHAQLHQLRPYPANIAVAEQVRKLLQGSEIMQSHADCAKVQDPYSLRCIPQVHGASRTAWMHLKEALEIELNSVTDNPVIFNDDLTISGGNFHGQPLALPLDYACLAASEIGNISDRRIYLSLEGNTPGVPKLLMKETGLNSGFMIVQYTSAALASENKGLCFPASADSIPTSLGQEDHVSMGSISGRKALQVIENVEKILGIELFCAAQAIDYHHPLKPGKILAAVHDFVRTEIDHFEEDQIMYDRMENAIKMVQKGEIVAIASEAEATLD, encoded by the coding sequence ATGAGCGAGCAACAGATTTTTAATTACGGAACAGATCATTTAACCGCTAAATTGGCCTTGGCCATCACAAACGGCGAAATAAAAGGCATATTAAGCCAGAGTACCCGCGATAAAGTGCTGGAAAGCAGTAAGGTAGTTGAACGGATAGCGGTTTCAGGTAAAGCCGTTTACGGCATCAATACTGGTTTCGGACCATTGTGTACCTCCATGATTTCTGCAGTTGATACCCGTAAATTACAAGAGAATATTTTGAAAAGCCACGCTGTTGGTGTTGGAGAGCCGATCGATAGTGAAATATCAAAACTGATGTTGGTTTTAAAACTACAGGCTTTAGCTCAGGGATATTCAGGTATTAAAATAGAAACGCTCGATCGAATGATCTGGTTTTTAGAAATCGGTGCTACACCGGTAGTACCCAAACAAGGCTCTGTTGGTGCTTCTGGCGATCTTGCTCCTTTATCTCACCTGTTTTTGCCTTTGATTGGCTTAGGAAAAGTTCATTACAAAGGAGAAATTATTACAACAGCTCAGCTTTTACAACAATATCAGATGAGTCCGCTGCAGTTGGGGCCAAAAGAAGGCTTAGCCCTCATTAATGGTACCCAGTTTATTGCTGCGCATGCCGTTAAAGTGGTACAGCGATTAGAAAATGTGCTGGCTTCAGCCAATATCATTTCGGCGATGATGATTGAAGGATTACAAGGCTCTGAAAAGCCTTTTCACGCACAGCTTCACCAGCTTAGGCCTTATCCGGCAAACATAGCGGTGGCGGAGCAAGTACGTAAATTGTTGCAGGGTTCTGAAATTATGCAATCGCATGCCGATTGCGCCAAAGTACAGGATCCATATTCGTTAAGGTGTATTCCACAGGTACATGGAGCTTCCAGAACGGCGTGGATGCATTTAAAAGAAGCTTTAGAAATCGAACTGAATTCGGTAACCGATAACCCTGTAATATTTAATGACGATTTAACGATCAGCGGTGGTAATTTTCATGGTCAGCCATTGGCCTTACCGCTAGATTATGCCTGTTTAGCTGCTTCAGAAATCGGAAACATCAGCGATCGTAGGATTTATCTTTCCCTGGAGGGAAATACGCCAGGTGTACCTAAACTCCTGATGAAAGAAACTGGATTAAATTCGGGTTTTATGATTGTTCAATATACCTCTGCGGCTTTGGCCAGCGAAAATAAAGGACTTTGTTTTCCGGCCAGTGCCGATAGTATTCCAACGTCTTTAGGTCAGGAAGATCATGTGAGCATGGGTTCGATCAGCGGACGTAAAGCGCTTCAAGTGATCGAAAACGTAGAGAAAATCCTAGGTATCGAACTTTTCTGTGCTGCACAGGCCATAGATTATCATCACCCATTAAAACCAGGTAAAATACTGGCTGCGGTACACGATTTTGTGCGTACTGAAATTGATCATTTTGAAGAAGATCAGATTATGTATGACAGGATGGAGAATGCCATTAAAATGGTACAAAAAGGTGAAATTGTTGCCATTGCAAGCGAGGCAGAAGCAACATTGGATTAA
- a CDS encoding DNA-binding transcriptional LysR family regulator (product_source=COG0583; cath_funfam=1.10.10.10,3.40.190.10; cog=COG0583; pfam=PF00126,PF03466; superfamily=46785,53850): MGYQIELRHLKYFQVLAEELKFRKAADRLFISQPGLSRQIKQMEEIFNAPLFDRNKKKVALTEAGLYLKDEVDFLFSHIENIKKQISNINEGKQGELRIGFLGSAAQKIVPEVIFKLNKDFPEIRTNLDEMPNKLQIELLEKDMLDVGFVRMQQFKPGISKHMIHQDTFSLVLPKSHPMKKASFEAVKKLGNEPFIFFSSDDSPFYYELMMSICEDHGFKPKTYHKSVNALTIYKLVEEGLGIAIVPTALQYGYQENVKFIELTHIPQRTELYMIWKESNRNPALKNVIKLLLQDKV; encoded by the coding sequence ATGGGTTATCAGATAGAACTTAGGCACTTAAAATATTTTCAGGTTTTGGCCGAGGAACTGAAGTTTAGAAAAGCTGCAGACCGCCTTTTTATTTCACAACCAGGCCTAAGCCGGCAGATTAAACAGATGGAGGAAATTTTTAACGCCCCATTATTCGATCGCAATAAGAAAAAGGTAGCGCTTACCGAAGCAGGCCTGTACCTAAAAGATGAGGTAGATTTTCTGTTCAGCCATATCGAAAACATTAAAAAACAGATCAGCAATATTAATGAAGGCAAACAGGGCGAACTTCGCATTGGTTTTTTAGGCTCAGCAGCGCAAAAAATCGTACCCGAAGTTATATTTAAACTGAACAAAGATTTTCCAGAAATCAGAACCAATCTGGACGAAATGCCTAATAAGTTACAGATCGAATTATTGGAAAAAGACATGCTTGATGTGGGTTTTGTGAGGATGCAACAGTTTAAACCCGGTATTTCTAAACACATGATTCATCAGGATACTTTTTCGCTGGTATTGCCTAAAAGCCATCCCATGAAAAAGGCATCATTTGAAGCGGTAAAAAAATTGGGCAATGAACCTTTTATCTTTTTCTCGAGTGATGACAGTCCATTCTATTATGAACTAATGATGAGCATTTGCGAGGATCATGGCTTTAAACCCAAAACCTACCACAAATCAGTCAACGCGCTCACCATCTACAAACTGGTAGAGGAAGGTTTGGGAATTGCCATTGTACCCACCGCCCTGCAATATGGCTATCAGGAAAACGTAAAGTTTATAGAGCTTACCCATATTCCGCAAAGAACGGAGCTCTACATGATCTGGAAAGAATCTAACCGAAACCCGGCCTTAAAAAATGTGATCAAACTGTTGTTGCAGGATAAGGTTTAA
- a CDS encoding hypothetical protein (product_source=Hypo-rule applied): MKDYKKIQPEVIVGLGDNTEFVEKAPPFKTVIKLHINLEDWLGDDLMECYPCYIITENLKKLLEDNSFKGFEIQDMSVSLDENFENNYQQSKPLPEFYQLKITGRRNNDDLFLDEDKNLNISETFLDFLQSNVDLKYLDIEPERNDFDDLLDQMIAESKGSNDTNTSDPKNEDDKGWLPPDWNKD; encoded by the coding sequence ATGAAAGATTATAAAAAAATACAGCCTGAGGTTATTGTTGGTTTGGGAGATAATACTGAGTTCGTGGAGAAAGCACCGCCTTTTAAGACAGTTATAAAACTCCATATAAATTTAGAGGACTGGCTTGGTGATGATTTGATGGAGTGCTATCCCTGTTATATTATAACCGAAAATTTAAAAAAACTTCTGGAAGACAATTCTTTTAAAGGCTTTGAGATCCAGGATATGAGTGTTTCGCTAGATGAAAATTTTGAGAATAATTACCAGCAAAGTAAACCATTGCCGGAATTTTACCAATTAAAGATAACAGGTCGAAGAAATAATGATGATCTTTTTCTTGATGAAGATAAAAATTTGAATATAAGTGAAACATTTTTAGATTTTCTTCAATCAAATGTGGATTTAAAATACCTAGATATAGAACCTGAACGAAATGACTTTGATGATTTATTAGATCAGATGATAGCAGAAAGTAAAGGTTCAAATGATACCAACACATCTGACCCGAAAAATGAGGATGATAAGGGCTGGCTTCCTCCAGACTGGAATAAGGATTAA